One part of the Terrimicrobium sacchariphilum genome encodes these proteins:
- a CDS encoding FAD-binding oxidoreductase: MNTDLRESLQREFPHLEFLHEKEDLIPYSFDGTAAHYSQAELVVFPKTTEDVSRLVRFASDRSVPIVTRGSGSGLSGGSLPIPGGLIVCLSKMDRILEVDTKNLCLRAEAGAITAQIAQAADAAGLFYPPDPGSMRISTIGGNIAENSGGLRGLKYGVTRDYVMGLEVVLASGEVIFTGSKCVKDVAGYSLRDLFIGSEGTLGIVTQVVLKLIPKPQARRTLLAIYNKMEDAAETVSAIIAAKIIPCTLEFLDAMTINSVEDYAKVGLPRDAAAILLMETDGPSGAVEDEAAKMADLARQHHAREVKIAQTAEESFQLAEARRAAFSALARVAPTTILEDATVPRSELARTVKFIQETADRYGLKVGTFGHMGDGNLHPTFLTNEKNEEEMHRVESAMKDIFDFAVGLGGTITGEHGVGVAKKPFLAKALGDLNISVMRQVKKSFDPKGILNPGKIFDL, translated from the coding sequence ATGAACACCGACTTGCGGGAAAGCCTGCAGCGCGAATTTCCTCACCTGGAATTCCTTCACGAGAAGGAAGACCTTATTCCCTATAGCTTCGACGGCACGGCCGCCCACTACAGCCAGGCGGAGCTGGTTGTCTTCCCGAAGACCACCGAAGACGTCTCACGGCTGGTCCGTTTCGCCTCGGATCGGAGCGTCCCGATCGTCACCAGGGGATCAGGCAGCGGCCTGAGCGGCGGAAGCCTTCCCATTCCTGGCGGCCTCATAGTTTGCCTGAGCAAAATGGACCGCATCCTCGAGGTGGACACCAAAAACCTCTGCCTCCGGGCCGAGGCCGGGGCCATCACCGCCCAGATCGCCCAGGCCGCCGACGCGGCAGGACTCTTTTACCCTCCCGATCCGGGCTCCATGCGGATCTCCACCATCGGTGGCAATATCGCCGAGAACAGCGGCGGACTGCGTGGGCTGAAATACGGTGTGACCCGCGACTATGTGATGGGTCTCGAGGTCGTGCTCGCCTCGGGCGAGGTGATCTTCACTGGCAGCAAATGCGTCAAGGACGTCGCCGGCTACAGCCTCCGCGACCTTTTTATCGGCTCCGAAGGCACCCTCGGCATCGTCACCCAGGTCGTGCTAAAGCTTATCCCCAAGCCGCAAGCCAGGCGCACCCTCCTCGCCATCTACAACAAGATGGAAGATGCAGCCGAAACCGTCTCGGCCATCATCGCGGCCAAGATCATTCCGTGTACCCTGGAGTTCCTCGATGCCATGACCATCAACAGCGTCGAGGATTACGCCAAGGTCGGCCTGCCCCGCGATGCGGCGGCCATTCTGCTCATGGAGACCGATGGCCCCTCCGGAGCAGTCGAGGACGAGGCGGCTAAAATGGCCGACCTCGCCCGGCAACATCATGCCCGTGAGGTCAAGATCGCCCAGACCGCCGAGGAGTCATTCCAGCTCGCAGAGGCTCGCCGCGCCGCATTTTCCGCACTCGCCAGGGTGGCTCCAACGACTATCCTCGAGGATGCCACGGTGCCTCGTAGCGAACTCGCCCGCACAGTGAAATTTATCCAGGAAACCGCCGACCGGTACGGTCTCAAGGTCGGCACCTTCGGCCACATGGGCGACGGCAACCTGCACCCCACCTTCCTCACCAATGAGAAAAACGAGGAGGAGATGCACCGTGTCGAGAGCGCGATGAAGGACATTTTTGACTTTGCCGTGGGTCTCGGCGGCACCATCACGGGCGAGCATGGCGTGGGCGTGGCCAAAAAGCCTTTCCTCGCCAAGGCGCTCGGAGACCTCAACATCTCCGTCATGCGGCAGGTAAAGAAGTCTTTCGATCCCAAGGGCATCCTGAATCCAGGAAAGATCTTCGATCTCTAG
- a CDS encoding peptidylprolyl isomerase: MSDIRIIVKTNKGDIEGTLFASKTPITVANFLNLAKRGYYNGITFHRVISDFMIQGGDPSGTGAGGPGYTFEDEVKTGLKHDKPGIFSMANRGPGTNGSQFFITHVPTPWLDGKHTVFGEVTKGQDIVNAIKQGDKIESIVVLDPTDELFQSQADKISAWNKVLDR; the protein is encoded by the coding sequence ATGTCCGATATCCGTATCATCGTCAAAACGAACAAGGGTGACATTGAAGGCACTCTCTTTGCCTCCAAGACCCCCATCACCGTCGCCAATTTCCTCAACCTCGCCAAGCGGGGCTATTACAACGGCATTACCTTTCACCGCGTGATCTCCGATTTCATGATCCAGGGTGGAGACCCGTCGGGCACCGGCGCAGGCGGCCCAGGGTACACCTTTGAGGACGAAGTCAAAACCGGCCTCAAGCATGACAAGCCCGGCATCTTCTCAATGGCCAATCGCGGTCCCGGCACCAATGGCAGCCAGTTTTTCATCACCCATGTCCCAACTCCCTGGCTCGACGGCAAGCACACCGTGTTTGGTGAAGTGACCAAGGGACAGGATATCGTCAATGCCATCAAGCAGGGCGACAAGATCGAGAGCATCGTCGTGCTCGACCCGACGGACGAGCTCTTCCAGAGCCAGGCCGACAAGATCTCCGCCTGGAACAAGGTGCTCGACCGCTAA
- a CDS encoding carbon-nitrogen hydrolase, which yields MSQQKVNIGLVQHRCTLNPDENVAAAIRGVREAARQGAQIICLQELFRSVYFCQIEDHKYFELAEEIPGPTTQVFQDLAKELGVVIVASLFEKRAPGLYHNTAAIIDADGTFLGKYRKMHIPDDPLFYEKFYFTPGDLGFNAWQTKFGRIGVLVCWDQWYPEAARLTALRGAQILFYPTAIGWHPTEKEKYGVRQHSSWETVQRGHAVANGCYVAAPNRIGHEAPDGGDGIEFWGQSFIADPSGQIIKKASVDQEEVIVAEVDLDVVDTQRTHWPFLRDRRIDAYGDITKRFID from the coding sequence ATGTCGCAACAGAAGGTGAATATCGGACTCGTTCAGCATCGCTGTACGCTGAACCCGGATGAGAACGTCGCTGCCGCCATTCGCGGGGTGCGGGAGGCCGCCAGACAGGGCGCCCAGATCATTTGTCTCCAGGAGTTGTTTCGCTCCGTTTATTTCTGCCAGATCGAGGATCACAAGTATTTTGAGCTCGCGGAGGAGATCCCCGGGCCCACCACGCAGGTCTTTCAGGATCTGGCCAAGGAACTGGGCGTGGTGATCGTGGCCTCGCTGTTCGAGAAACGTGCTCCCGGCCTGTACCACAACACGGCCGCCATCATCGACGCGGACGGTACCTTCCTCGGCAAGTACCGCAAGATGCACATCCCGGACGACCCGCTTTTTTACGAGAAGTTCTATTTCACCCCGGGCGATCTCGGGTTCAATGCCTGGCAGACGAAGTTTGGCCGCATCGGCGTGCTCGTGTGCTGGGACCAATGGTATCCCGAGGCGGCGCGCCTGACGGCGCTGCGCGGGGCGCAGATTCTCTTTTATCCGACCGCCATCGGCTGGCATCCCACCGAGAAGGAGAAGTATGGCGTGCGCCAGCATTCCTCGTGGGAAACCGTCCAGCGCGGTCACGCCGTGGCCAATGGCTGCTATGTCGCTGCGCCGAACCGCATCGGCCATGAGGCCCCGGATGGCGGGGATGGAATCGAGTTCTGGGGACAGAGCTTCATCGCCGATCCCTCAGGCCAGATCATCAAGAAGGCTTCTGTGGACCAGGAGGAGGTCATCGTGGCCGAGGTGGATCTCGATGTGGTCGACACCCAGCGGACGCACTGGCCGTTCCTGCGAGACCGCCGCATCGACGCCTACGGCGACATCACGAAGCGCTTCATCGACTGA
- a CDS encoding M14 family metallopeptidase has translation MPVRLRHTRSHDYGYLVRRWRSVARSTGLIMRKFAEAGGNDLYFLRSRNIRNDVPSIYISAGIHGDESAATEGLLAWAERNPGLLEKLNFLLFPCLNPWGLIANSRYDSEGRDLNRSYHSSKVPQIALQMALFSDHAFDLALMLHEDYDGQGVYIYEVTGKKPYWAEDMLKAASKHINPDPRSKIEGRSARHGVVRRKITPDLMPEWPEAFVLCFQNVARVFTVETPSEFHLDDRIEAQVALVDRAVKLVQKEFSLPKSPVEA, from the coding sequence ATGCCGGTACGTCTCAGGCATACCCGGTCGCACGACTACGGGTACCTCGTGCGTCGCTGGCGCTCCGTGGCCCGGAGCACCGGGCTGATCATGCGGAAATTTGCCGAGGCGGGGGGAAACGACCTGTATTTCCTCCGCTCCCGCAATATCCGCAATGACGTGCCGTCGATCTACATCTCAGCGGGCATCCATGGCGATGAATCGGCGGCTACCGAGGGGCTGCTGGCCTGGGCGGAGCGCAACCCGGGACTGCTCGAAAAGCTGAATTTCCTCCTCTTCCCGTGCCTGAACCCCTGGGGGCTGATTGCGAATTCCCGCTACGACTCCGAGGGGCGCGACCTGAACCGTTCCTACCACAGCAGCAAGGTCCCGCAGATCGCGCTCCAGATGGCGTTGTTTTCCGACCATGCCTTTGACCTCGCGCTCATGCTGCACGAGGATTACGACGGGCAGGGCGTCTACATTTACGAGGTGACGGGGAAAAAACCGTACTGGGCGGAGGACATGCTGAAGGCGGCCTCGAAGCATATCAACCCCGACCCACGCAGTAAAATCGAAGGCCGTTCGGCTCGCCACGGCGTTGTACGCCGCAAGATCACACCTGACCTGATGCCCGAGTGGCCCGAGGCGTTTGTCCTTTGTTTCCAGAATGTTGCGCGGGTTTTCACGGTGGAGACGCCGTCGGAATTTCACCTCGACGATCGCATCGAGGCTCAGGTCGCTTTGGTCGATCGGGCCGTAAAACTGGTTCAAAAAGAGTTTTCTTTGCCTAAAAGCCCGGTGGAGGCATGA
- the hisB gene encoding imidazoleglycerol-phosphate dehydratase HisB yields MSREAIVERTTGETSIRLRLDLDGTGKSKVATGVPFFDHMLTLFARHGLFDLDVDAKGDIEVDFHHTVEDVGITLGQAITKALGDKAGIRRYGFWYVPMDEALVRAVIDLSGRPYLAYNPPKAVEAIGGNFSFQLVEEFLRAVSVTGGMNLHVDILAGRDAHHMAEGVFKALARALDVATQIDPRVQGIPSTKGVL; encoded by the coding sequence ATGTCTCGCGAAGCAATAGTCGAACGCACGACAGGCGAAACCAGCATCCGCCTGCGGCTCGATCTGGATGGCACCGGCAAAAGCAAGGTCGCCACGGGTGTGCCATTCTTTGACCACATGCTCACCTTGTTTGCCCGCCACGGGCTGTTTGACCTCGACGTCGACGCCAAGGGAGACATCGAGGTGGATTTTCACCACACAGTCGAGGACGTGGGTATCACGCTCGGTCAGGCCATCACCAAGGCGCTCGGCGACAAGGCGGGCATCCGCCGCTATGGCTTCTGGTATGTCCCGATGGACGAGGCGCTCGTTCGCGCTGTCATCGACCTGAGCGGGCGTCCCTACCTCGCGTACAATCCACCGAAAGCCGTCGAGGCCATCGGGGGCAATTTTTCGTTCCAACTCGTCGAGGAGTTCCTGCGCGCCGTGTCTGTGACCGGAGGCATGAATCTCCACGTCGACATCCTGGCGGGACGCGATGCGCACCACATGGCGGAGGGAGTCTTCAAGGCTCTCGCCCGCGCTCTGGACGTGGCTACACAGATCGATCCCCGCGTGCAGGGCATCCCCAGCACGAAGGGTGTGCTATAG
- the hisH gene encoding imidazole glycerol phosphate synthase subunit HisH: METQKKIGVIDYGSGNLRSVTKSLEAAGSSPDLVTTVAQLEACDAIVVPGQGAFGDCAKNLSASGMWDAIIEWIKAGRPYLGICLGYQLLFETSEESPGTKGLGIFPGKVVRFTPDAGKIPHMGWNELKDTKGPLFAGMDADPFFYFVHSYYPIPAEAGMVSAYCEYGGRFAASISSGAIHATQFHPEKSQASGQALLKNFLKSLN; this comes from the coding sequence GTGGAGACACAGAAAAAGATCGGCGTCATCGACTACGGCAGCGGCAACCTCCGCAGCGTGACCAAATCGCTGGAGGCCGCCGGTTCCAGTCCCGACCTCGTGACCACCGTGGCCCAGCTCGAGGCTTGCGACGCCATCGTCGTGCCGGGGCAGGGGGCCTTTGGCGATTGCGCAAAGAATCTCAGCGCCAGTGGCATGTGGGACGCCATCATCGAGTGGATCAAAGCCGGTCGGCCCTACCTCGGCATCTGCCTGGGCTATCAACTGCTTTTTGAAACCAGCGAGGAATCGCCCGGGACCAAGGGTCTTGGCATTTTCCCCGGTAAGGTCGTGCGTTTCACCCCGGATGCCGGGAAGATCCCGCACATGGGCTGGAATGAGCTTAAGGACACGAAAGGCCCGCTCTTTGCCGGGATGGACGCAGATCCGTTTTTCTACTTCGTCCATTCGTATTACCCGATCCCGGCGGAGGCCGGGATGGTGAGCGCGTATTGCGAGTATGGCGGGCGCTTTGCCGCCAGCATCTCGTCAGGCGCGATCCACGCCACCCAATTTCACCCCGAGAAGAGTCAGGCATCCGGTCAGGCTCTCCTGAAGAATTTTCTCAAATCCCTGAATTAA
- the hisA gene encoding 1-(5-phosphoribosyl)-5-[(5-phosphoribosylamino)methylideneamino]imidazole-4-carboxamide isomerase: MLLLPAIDLMGGEVVRLKRGLATEKTVYSNDPVAFAKKWEDAGADWLHIVDLDAAFGGVPRNLEYVQKICEAVNIPCELGGGMRNADNVSAAFAAGVSRVILGTRASESIDYVREMCQEFGGERIAVGIDAKNGLVAVKGWTETTTQKATDLALSAQAVGVGTIIYTDIATDGMLVGPNYAELQAMLDTLKCNLIASGGVSAVEDLHKLAEMKGLYGAIIGKALYDGKITPPLPRL, translated from the coding sequence ATGCTGCTCCTGCCCGCGATCGACCTCATGGGTGGCGAAGTCGTCCGCCTCAAGCGCGGTCTCGCCACCGAGAAAACCGTCTACTCGAATGATCCCGTCGCTTTTGCGAAGAAGTGGGAGGATGCCGGGGCGGACTGGCTGCATATCGTCGATCTGGACGCTGCCTTCGGCGGCGTGCCGCGCAATCTCGAGTACGTGCAGAAGATTTGCGAGGCGGTGAACATTCCCTGCGAACTCGGCGGCGGCATGCGCAATGCCGACAACGTGAGCGCGGCCTTCGCTGCTGGGGTGAGCCGGGTCATTCTCGGAACCCGCGCGAGCGAGTCCATCGATTACGTGCGCGAGATGTGCCAGGAGTTTGGCGGTGAGCGCATCGCCGTCGGCATCGACGCCAAGAACGGCCTCGTGGCCGTGAAAGGCTGGACGGAAACGACGACCCAGAAAGCCACGGATCTTGCTCTTTCCGCCCAGGCGGTCGGGGTGGGTACGATCATCTACACGGATATCGCCACCGACGGTATGTTGGTGGGGCCAAACTACGCCGAGTTGCAGGCCATGCTCGACACGTTGAAGTGCAACCTCATCGCGAGCGGAGGCGTCTCCGCCGTGGAGGATCTGCACAAGCTCGCCGAGATGAAGGGCCTTTACGGCGCAATCATCGGCAAGGCCCTCTACGACGGAAAGATCACGCCGCCCCTACCCAGACTTTGA
- a CDS encoding HAD-IA family hydrolase has translation MAQTPITTLFLDIGGVLLTNGWDTELRKKTAAHFNLDYEEIYHRHHVTYDTYEEGKMSLDEYLWQIIFYQKRDFTPDDVKKYILEEAKPHQDMIDLVTRLKAVYGLRVAVVSNEGREVAEDRIERFNLKNFVDFFIVSAFVHFRKPDLDIYRLAIDVAQVKPQQVAYIEDRPLLCEVASRLGINSVLNRNATETREKLAKFGLVL, from the coding sequence ATGGCGCAAACCCCCATCACCACGCTTTTTCTCGATATCGGCGGAGTTCTCCTCACCAACGGCTGGGATACGGAGCTTCGCAAGAAGACAGCCGCCCATTTCAACCTCGATTACGAGGAGATCTACCACCGCCACCATGTCACTTACGACACATACGAGGAGGGCAAGATGTCCCTCGACGAGTATCTGTGGCAGATCATTTTCTACCAGAAGCGGGATTTCACGCCGGACGACGTGAAGAAATACATCCTCGAGGAAGCCAAGCCGCATCAGGACATGATCGACCTCGTGACCCGTCTCAAGGCGGTCTACGGCCTCCGCGTCGCCGTGGTGAGCAACGAAGGCCGTGAGGTGGCCGAGGACCGCATCGAGCGGTTCAACCTCAAGAATTTCGTCGATTTCTTCATCGTTTCGGCCTTCGTGCACTTCCGGAAACCCGACCTCGACATCTACCGCCTCGCCATCGACGTGGCGCAGGTGAAGCCGCAGCAGGTGGCCTATATCGAGGATCGCCCGCTGCTCTGCGAGGTGGCTTCGCGGCTGGGGATCAATTCCGTACTGAACCGCAACGCGACGGAAACGCGGGAAAAACTGGCAAAATTCGGCCTCGTTCTCTGA
- a CDS encoding DUF4337 family protein, whose product MSESKDAAGQQPGSRFELLCGVTIAILAALLAINELGSGKFGGDEIAARNEATKAYSWYGSKSLKENLAEGQRDLLLALRAAGAIAPEKVSAVQGTLDRLDGEMDRYSREKQEILVGSDVVGKNNWAQAVDGQLGNVRGAKEWDAESDRLDRAGDIFDTATLFLQLCLVLGAISLIMKVPARRNAFFTAMLILGAAGIGFSARAFYLAFNL is encoded by the coding sequence GTGAGCGAATCGAAGGACGCGGCGGGGCAGCAGCCCGGCTCCCGCTTTGAGCTGCTGTGCGGTGTCACCATCGCCATCCTCGCCGCCCTTCTGGCCATCAACGAACTCGGGTCCGGGAAATTCGGCGGTGACGAAATCGCCGCCCGGAACGAGGCGACGAAGGCCTATTCCTGGTATGGTTCCAAGAGCTTGAAAGAGAACCTGGCGGAAGGTCAGCGCGACCTTCTGCTGGCTCTCCGGGCGGCCGGGGCGATCGCTCCGGAAAAAGTCTCTGCCGTGCAGGGCACTCTCGACCGGCTCGACGGCGAGATGGACCGCTATTCCCGCGAAAAGCAGGAAATCCTCGTCGGGTCCGACGTCGTCGGCAAAAACAACTGGGCTCAAGCCGTCGACGGCCAGCTCGGCAACGTCCGCGGGGCCAAAGAATGGGATGCCGAATCCGACCGGCTCGACCGCGCAGGCGATATCTTCGACACCGCCACGCTCTTCCTTCAGCTCTGCCTCGTCCTGGGCGCGATCAGCCTCATCATGAAGGTGCCCGCCCGGCGGAACGCCTTCTTCACTGCCATGCTGATCCTCGGCGCGGCGGGAATCGGATTCTCCGCGCGCGCCTTTTATCTCGCCTTCAATCTCTGA
- the gpmA gene encoding 2,3-diphosphoglycerate-dependent phosphoglycerate mutase, whose protein sequence is MHKLVLIRHGESAWNKENRFTGWTDVDLTDKGREEAREAGRLMKAEGFSFDIAYVSVLRRALTTLWLALDEMDELWIPVEKSWRLNERHYGALQGLNKAETAAKFGDDQVLVWRRSYDIPPPVLEKTDERWPGHDPRYKNIPEAELPVTECLKDTVARFLPLWHETIAPVVRSGQKVIIAAHGNSLRALVKYLDNVSDEEIISLNIPTGVPLVYELDDELKPIRHYYLGDQSAIEAAMQAVANQGKAK, encoded by the coding sequence ATGCATAAACTCGTTCTCATCCGTCACGGCGAAAGCGCCTGGAATAAAGAAAATCGGTTCACCGGCTGGACCGATGTTGATCTCACCGATAAAGGCCGGGAAGAAGCCCGTGAGGCTGGCCGTCTCATGAAGGCGGAAGGTTTTTCGTTCGATATCGCCTACGTGTCTGTGCTCCGCCGCGCTCTCACCACCCTCTGGCTCGCCCTTGATGAGATGGATGAGCTTTGGATTCCGGTCGAGAAGTCCTGGCGCCTCAACGAGCGCCACTACGGTGCGCTCCAGGGCCTGAACAAGGCCGAGACCGCAGCAAAGTTCGGCGACGACCAGGTGCTCGTGTGGCGCCGCAGCTACGACATCCCGCCGCCAGTGCTGGAAAAGACCGACGAACGCTGGCCCGGCCACGATCCCCGCTACAAGAATATCCCGGAGGCCGAGCTTCCCGTCACCGAGTGCCTCAAGGACACCGTCGCCCGCTTCCTGCCTCTCTGGCATGAGACGATCGCCCCGGTCGTTCGCTCCGGCCAGAAGGTCATCATCGCAGCCCATGGCAACAGCCTTCGCGCCCTGGTGAAGTACCTCGACAACGTCTCGGACGAGGAAATCATCAGCCTCAACATCCCGACTGGCGTGCCGCTCGTGTACGAGCTCGACGACGAGCTCAAGCCCATCCGCCACTACTACCTCGGCGACCAGAGCGCCATCGAGGCAGCCATGCAGGCGGTCGCCAATCAGGGAAAAGCCAAGTAA